A stretch of DNA from Spirosoma endbachense:
CCCATCAGCCCCATACATGGTTTCAATAGTCGCTTTCAGAGTGGCTAAAAACTCATCCTTACGAGCCTCCGATACGAATACATAATCGGGTGCAATGCAGGTCTGGCCGCAGTTAAAATATTTACCCCAGGCAATCTTTCCGGCAGCATCGGCCAGATTAGCCGAGTCATCAAGGATGGCTGGCGACTTACCACCTAATTCCAGGGTAACGGAAGCCAGATAGTTGGCGGCTGCTTTCATCACGATTTTACCAACTCGTGATCCTCCCGTATAGAAAATGTGGTGAACCGGCAATTTGAGTAATTCGCTGGCTACCTCAACTCCACCTTCAACGACAACTACCTCGTTGGGCTCGAAAGCGGCCTCAACCACCTGTCGAATCACAGTCGACGTATGTGGTGTTAGCTCTGAGGGCTTCACAATAGCGGTGTTCCCGGCAGCAATGCAGGACACCAATGGTCGAAAAGTGAGCAGAACCGGGTAGTTCCAGGGAGTAATTAAAAGGCATACACCTTTGGGTTCATAAACTATTTTCGAGGTTGCCGCACTGCCGCCCATCACATCGGGCGTCGGTACCAGTTGCGACTCCATCCAGGTGGCCAGGCTCGCAATAGCAAAGTCAATTTCATCAATAATAGGACTTATTTCCAGTTCGGCCTCTGCCTTTGGCTTTTTAAAATCCTCAAACAGCGCCTGCAGAATGGAGTCAGTATAGTCAATTAAGACCTGCTTAAATTTCTCCAGCCGCACCACCCGCTCGGCTGCCGTTGACCTTTTTAATTGCTGTGCTTTGCGTTGTTGCCGCCTGAACAGATCATCCAGATTGGTCGTAGGTTTGGTTAGTAGGGTTTCCATGAGGTTTAGAAAAAGGATGATTGGACTTATGAATTAATTTGATCGGGTAACTATAGTCCGATAGAGTGTCCCAGTACATCAGGCGGAGCCATCAGTGGCCCTCGGGCATTGATCTGCTCAAAGTAATCATACCACCCCACCGACCGAACCATTTTCTCAAACGTCTCGGCAAATTCAAGGTTTGGCATACGATAGGCGCCTATGTAGGTGTAATCACCCCGCATATCGGTTACTGCATCATTGATTGACCAGCCGATGATCTCGAGCCCCTGCTCAACTAATCCACCGATAACCGGGCCAAGCGGTTCAAAGTAAGCAGCCCGTTCGGCTGTTGAGAGATCAAGCCACGCCTGTTTGGGCTTCCAGAGTTCTACAAAGAGATACATGATAGTTTGTTTAGTTAAATCTTAATGAATCAATCCCAACCGTATGGCTTCCTTCATCAACCCAACCACCGACCGAACGCCCACTTTACGCAG
This window harbors:
- a CDS encoding DUF6616 family protein, whose protein sequence is MYLFVELWKPKQAWLDLSTAERAAYFEPLGPVIGGLVEQGLEIIGWSINDAVTDMRGDYTYIGAYRMPNLEFAETFEKMVRSVGWYDYFEQINARGPLMAPPDVLGHSIGL
- a CDS encoding aldehyde dehydrogenase family protein, giving the protein METLLTKPTTNLDDLFRRQQRKAQQLKRSTAAERVVRLEKFKQVLIDYTDSILQALFEDFKKPKAEAELEISPIIDEIDFAIASLATWMESQLVPTPDVMGGSAATSKIVYEPKGVCLLITPWNYPVLLTFRPLVSCIAAGNTAIVKPSELTPHTSTVIRQVVEAAFEPNEVVVVEGGVEVASELLKLPVHHIFYTGGSRVGKIVMKAAANYLASVTLELGGKSPAILDDSANLADAAGKIAWGKYFNCGQTCIAPDYVFVSEARKDEFLATLKATIETMYGADGPGIASPAYARMVNDSHYRRVKNLLDDAVEKGANVIVGGKTDASENYISPTLLADVTADHAIMKEEIFGPVLPVLTYKSIDEAIDFVNQGERPLALYVFGQDKTATDHVISNTTAGGSVVNHVIMHYFSPFLPFGGVGNSGTGRGHGHFGFLDFSNQRPVFQL